In Gordonia iterans, the following proteins share a genomic window:
- a CDS encoding PucR family transcriptional regulator: MQLGRLLENRALRLELAVDPGGARELAVCGVSVAEGPMPQRLTGGGGLLLMRLVQVDDPAETERLLDAAHDGGVVAVGVGVDRAGGCLPRSVVASCRARGLALVSVPADVSFDDVAAEFRVHRADLACRMRAALNQSRRLLASVAAGCELDDLASVVVGATGVGCTVVTATGRRICAHGRGLSDDDVDELLRGARTADAVPVTTAGRTVLPIGRCDDAARAWHLVVDGRVETLPADAADAFAEFASVAALVHAREAESLALRDRHDDLAVAERLAAPQGSGCSGGGAVLVVRSDDPDRARPLVRDALTATVADATVAVHGGDVIAHLPTGSPDATVAAVGQRLRGVVDLLGAPSIGYCAMSDGASFDGAVRGARQAARFRESSESCPLPITAADSLGTAASLFAHLPDDVRTDFVRRVLGPLQEHDAATKAGLLDTLAQFLANDCSWVRTATAMDMHQNTVRYRIGRTEQLIGRNLSDLADRVDVHVALELR; this comes from the coding sequence ATGCAGTTGGGGCGTCTGCTCGAGAACCGCGCCCTGCGACTGGAGCTCGCCGTCGACCCCGGCGGTGCGCGGGAACTGGCCGTGTGCGGGGTGTCGGTGGCCGAGGGGCCGATGCCGCAGCGACTGACGGGCGGGGGTGGCTTGCTGCTGATGCGTCTCGTCCAGGTCGACGATCCTGCCGAGACCGAACGTCTGCTCGACGCCGCACACGACGGCGGCGTCGTCGCCGTCGGGGTGGGCGTCGACCGTGCCGGGGGTTGCCTTCCCAGGAGCGTGGTCGCCTCATGCCGGGCGCGCGGGCTCGCTCTGGTGTCCGTGCCCGCGGACGTCTCGTTCGACGACGTCGCCGCGGAGTTCCGCGTCCACCGCGCCGATCTCGCCTGCCGGATGCGGGCGGCCCTGAACCAGTCGCGCCGGCTCCTCGCGTCGGTGGCGGCCGGATGCGAGTTGGACGACCTCGCCTCGGTGGTCGTCGGCGCGACCGGGGTCGGCTGCACGGTCGTGACGGCCACCGGACGGCGCATCTGTGCGCACGGGCGAGGGTTGTCCGACGACGACGTCGACGAGCTCCTGCGCGGAGCCCGTACCGCCGACGCCGTCCCGGTGACGACGGCCGGACGGACGGTGCTCCCGATCGGCCGGTGCGACGACGCGGCGCGTGCGTGGCATCTGGTGGTCGACGGTCGAGTGGAGACTCTGCCGGCCGACGCCGCGGACGCCTTCGCCGAGTTCGCTTCGGTCGCCGCGCTGGTGCACGCGCGGGAGGCCGAATCGCTCGCGCTGCGTGATCGACACGACGATCTGGCCGTGGCGGAGCGCCTTGCGGCGCCGCAGGGTTCGGGCTGTTCCGGCGGCGGAGCGGTGCTGGTGGTCCGCTCCGACGACCCGGATCGGGCCCGCCCCCTGGTCCGTGATGCGCTGACGGCAACCGTCGCAGACGCGACGGTGGCCGTTCACGGCGGAGACGTCATCGCTCACCTGCCGACCGGTTCGCCCGACGCGACGGTCGCCGCCGTCGGGCAGCGGTTGCGGGGGGTGGTCGATCTGCTCGGCGCGCCGTCGATCGGGTACTGCGCGATGTCCGACGGCGCCAGCTTCGACGGCGCGGTCCGCGGCGCGAGGCAGGCCGCCCGCTTCCGCGAATCCTCGGAGTCGTGCCCGCTGCCGATCACGGCCGCCGACTCGCTCGGCACCGCCGCGTCGCTGTTCGCGCATCTGCCCGACGACGTCCGGACGGACTTCGTCCGCCGGGTGCTGGGTCCGCTCCAAGAGCATGACGCCGCCACCAAGGCCGGTCTGCTCGACACCCTCGCCCAGTTCCTGGCGAACGACTGTTCGTGGGTGCGCACCGCCACCGCGATGGACATGCACCAGAACACGGTCCGTTACCGGATCGGGCGCACTGAGCAGTTGATCGGCCGGAATCTGTCAGATCTCGCCGATCGGGTCGACGTGCACGTGGCACTGGAACTCCGGTGA
- the rplX gene encoding 50S ribosomal protein L24 gives MKVHKGDTVIVISGKDKGAKGKVIEAYPQRDKVLVEGVNRIKKHTAQSANERGASSGGIVTQEAPIHVSNVMVVDSDGNPTRIGYRIDDETGKKVRISRKTGKDI, from the coding sequence ATGAAGGTGCACAAGGGTGACACCGTGATCGTCATCTCGGGCAAGGACAAGGGCGCCAAGGGCAAGGTCATCGAAGCCTACCCGCAGCGCGACAAGGTCCTGGTCGAGGGCGTGAACCGGATCAAGAAGCACACCGCGCAGTCGGCGAACGAGCGCGGTGCCTCCTCCGGCGGGATCGTGACCCAGGAAGCCCCCATCCACGTGTCGAACGTGATGGTCGTGGACTCCGACGGCAACCCGACCCGTATCGGCTACCGGATCGATGACGAGACCGGCAAGAAGGTCCGCATCTCCCGCAAGACCGGGAAGGACATCTGA
- a CDS encoding type Z 30S ribosomal protein S14 produces MAKKALRIKAAKKPKFAVRGYTRCNKCGRPHSVYRKFGLCRICLREMAHAGELPGVQKSSW; encoded by the coding sequence ATGGCTAAGAAGGCTCTGCGGATCAAGGCCGCCAAGAAGCCGAAGTTCGCGGTGCGTGGCTACACGCGCTGCAACAAGTGCGGTCGCCCGCACTCGGTGTACCGCAAGTTCGGCCTGTGCCGGATCTGCCTGCGCGAGATGGCGCACGCCGGCGAGCTGCCGGGCGTGCAGAAGTCCAGCTGGTGA
- the rplN gene encoding 50S ribosomal protein L14 → MIQQESRVRVADNTGAKEILCIRVLGGSSRRYAGVGDVIVATVKDAVPGGNIKKGEVVKAVIVRTVKERRRADGSYIKFDENAAVILKNETEPRGTRIFGPVSRELRDKRFMKIVSLAPEVI, encoded by the coding sequence GTGATTCAGCAGGAATCGCGCGTGCGAGTCGCCGACAACACCGGTGCGAAGGAAATCCTCTGCATCCGCGTGCTCGGCGGATCGTCGCGACGCTACGCCGGCGTGGGCGACGTCATCGTCGCCACCGTGAAGGACGCCGTCCCCGGCGGCAACATCAAGAAGGGTGAGGTCGTCAAGGCCGTCATCGTGCGCACCGTCAAGGAGCGTCGTCGTGCCGACGGCTCGTACATCAAGTTCGACGAGAACGCGGCCGTCATCCTCAAGAACGAGACCGAGCCCCGCGGCACCCGTATCTTCGGCCCGGTCAGCCGTGAACTGCGCGACAAGCGCTTCATGAAGATCGTGTCGCTCGCACCGGAGGTGATCTGA
- the rplE gene encoding 50S ribosomal protein L5: MTSTEKVQPRLKTRYREEIKDQLSSEFDYDNVMQIPGVVKVVVNMGVGDAARDAKLINGAVADLALITGQQPEIRRARKSIAQFKLREGMPIGARATLRGDRMWEFLDRLVSIALPRIRDFRGLSDRQFDGNGNYTFGLNEQSMFHEIDIDSIDRPRGMDITVVTSATNDEEGRALLKALGFPFKDSNAKDN; encoded by the coding sequence ATGACCTCCACCGAAAAGGTTCAGCCGCGCCTGAAGACTCGCTACCGCGAGGAGATCAAGGACCAGCTGAGCTCCGAGTTCGACTACGACAACGTGATGCAGATCCCGGGCGTGGTCAAGGTCGTCGTGAACATGGGCGTCGGTGACGCCGCCCGCGACGCCAAGCTGATCAACGGTGCCGTCGCCGATCTGGCGCTCATCACCGGCCAGCAGCCCGAGATCCGTCGTGCCCGCAAGTCCATCGCGCAGTTCAAGCTGCGCGAGGGCATGCCGATCGGCGCCCGCGCGACCCTGCGCGGCGACCGCATGTGGGAGTTCCTCGATCGCCTGGTGTCGATCGCCCTCCCGCGTATCCGCGACTTCCGCGGCCTGAGCGATCGTCAGTTCGACGGCAACGGCAACTACACCTTCGGCCTGAACGAGCAGTCGATGTTCCACGAGATCGACATCGATTCGATCGACCGCCCGCGCGGCATGGACATCACCGTCGTCACCTCGGCCACCAATGACGAGGAGGGTCGCGCGCTGCTAAAGGCGCTGGGCTTCCCGTTCAAGGACTCGAACGCGAAGGACAACTGA
- a CDS encoding urease subunit gamma, with protein MHFTPAETEKLLLSVAGMVARDRHARGIPLNYPESIALLSTWVIERAREGVPVTELMETGRSVLTRDDVMDGVPEMVTEVQVEATFPDGRKLVTLHQPID; from the coding sequence GTGCATTTCACGCCTGCCGAGACCGAGAAGCTGCTGCTGTCGGTCGCCGGGATGGTGGCGCGCGATCGGCATGCGCGCGGGATACCGCTGAACTATCCGGAGTCGATCGCGCTGCTGTCGACCTGGGTGATCGAACGCGCCCGGGAAGGAGTTCCGGTGACCGAACTGATGGAGACCGGGCGGTCGGTGCTCACCCGCGACGACGTGATGGACGGCGTCCCGGAGATGGTGACGGAAGTCCAGGTGGAGGCGACCTTCCCGGACGGCCGCAAGCTGGTGACCCTGCACCAGCCGATCGATTAG